A genomic region of Saccopteryx bilineata isolate mSacBil1 chromosome 1, mSacBil1_pri_phased_curated, whole genome shotgun sequence contains the following coding sequences:
- the ZNF451 gene encoding E3 SUMO-protein ligase ZNF451 isoform X2: protein MGDPGSEIIESAPAAGPDASECTTEENEDDIQFVSEGPLRPVLEYIDLVSSDDEEPSTSHSDGNIKHKDHIDHQKDKVALTLARLARHVEVEKQQKEEKNRAFREKVDFQHAHGLQELEFIRGHSDTEAARLCVDQWLKMPGLKTGTINSGTRSSFQRGGQMLVSGKPISCPIMHCNKKFDNGHLLLGHLKRFDHSPCDPTVTLHGPFVSSFACVVCSKIFVTQQQYREHLFSEEAADDGHKNNLLPQIIQCFACPQCFLLFSSKDECSKHMSVKSHFHQRFKLGEGKGIPHPISFPSFAKKLLISQCKDVPFQVKCVACHQTLRSHMELTAHFRVRCRSAGPVAVAEKSIAQVAEKFILRGYCPSCNQVFVDNTSARNHKENSGHKVRVINSMEESVLLYCYSCERNKPPSDLNLLLDQSKFSSLKRVMSLQESSSHDCGTIPKKKMNLEEKSHEGMVCVQKEKSVVKTWFCECRQRFPSEDLVEKHVFSANTMCYKCVVCGKVCEDSGVIRLHMSRIHGGAHLNNFLFWCRTCKKELTRKETLMAHVTEFHSGHRYFYETDEVESEILPSSSTVLGNNLTAKNPSSTITIIDHSPVNSPPRGKWQCRICEDMFDSQECVKQHCMSLASHQFHRYSCVHCKKTFHKIETLYRHCQDEHGNEIKIKFFCGLCDLTFNVEEEFLSHYKEHHSIDYVFVSEKTETSIKTENDFLVPETSNLLTCGCHETYISKVNRREDYSRCLQIMLAKGILWFRCSSCSATAQNVADMNTHIHQVHRRGKSEEEEQQYVIKCGTCTKAFHDPESAQQHFHRKHCFLQKPSVAHFGLEKTSPYKSAASATRTERKLKQAGNYPKNSDMEKVAESDLSCQNIDEEVVELPDLDYLRTMTHIVFVDFDNWSNFFGHLPGHLNQGTFIWGFQGGNTNWKPPLNCKIYNYLNRIGCFFLHPRCSKRKDAADFAICMHAGRLDEQLPKQIPFTILSGDQGFLELENQFKKTQRPAHILNPHHLEGDMMCALLNSISDTTKECDSDDNLAIKSTPIEEGFRSAEAKVPLKQSWPGC from the exons GGTAATATTAAGCATAAAGACCATATTGACCATCAGAAGGATAAAGTTGCTTTAACTCTGGCTCGTCTCGCCCGCCATGTTGAAGTGGagaaacaacagaaagaagagaagaatagAGCATTCAGG GAAAAAGTCGATTTTCAACATGCTCATGGGTTACAAGAATTGGAATTTATTCGAGGACATTCTGATACAGAAGCAGCAAGACTGTGTGTGGACCAGTGGCTAAAAATGCCAG GACTCAAAACAGGCACAATTAATTCTGGAACAAGAAGTTCATTCCAAAGAGGAGGCCAAATGCTGGTGTCTGGGAAACCAATTTCATGTCCTATAATGCACTGTAACAAGAAATTTGATAATGGGCACCTTCTCTTAGGACACTTGAAAAG GTTTGATCACTCTCCATGTGACCCAACAGTTACACTACATGGACCTTTCGTCAGTTCCTTTGCCTGTGTAGTATGTTCTAAAATTTTTGTTACTCAACAACAATATAGGGAACACCTTTTTTCTGAG GAAGCTGCAGATGATGGACATAAAAACAACCTTCTTCCTCAAATTATTCAGTGTTTTGCGTGTCCACAGTGCTTCCTTCTCTTCAGCAGCAAGGATGAGTGTTCGAAGCACATGTCTGTGAAGAGTCACTTCCATCAACGTTTTAAACTCGGTG AGGGCAAGGGAATACCACATCCAATATCATTTCCATCTTTTGCAAAGAAACTTTTAATCTCTCAGTGCAAAGATGTTCCATTTCAAGTTAAGTGTGTGGCCTGCCACCAGACGCTGCGCTCCCACATGGAGCTCACTGCCCATTTCAG AGTACGTTGTCGGAGTGCCGGTCCTGTAGCTGTAGCTGAGAAAAGCATTGCCCAGGTTGCAGAGAAGTTCATATTGAGAGGTTATTGTCCAAGTTGCAACCAAGTCTTTGTGGACAATACCAGTGCCCGAAATCACAAGGAGAATTCAGGACACAAAGTCCGAGTCATTAACTCAATGGAAGAATCAGTCTTACTTTATTGCTACAGCTGTGAAAGGAACAAACCTCCTTCTGACTTGAATCTATTGCTAGATCAATCAAAATTTTCATCACTTAAAAGAGTTATGTCTCTTCAGGAGTCTAGCTCACATGATTGTGGTACCATTCCAAAAAAGAAGATGAATTTAGAAGAGAAAAGCCATGAAGGCATGGTTTGTGTCCAGAAAGAAAAGTCAGTTGTTAAAACCTGGTTTTGTGAATGCCGTCAACGATTCCCAAGTGAAGATTTAGTAGAAAAGCATGTTTTCTCAGCAAATACAATGTGTTATAAGTGTGTGGTCTGTGGAAAGGTGTGTGAAGATTCAGGGGTGATCCGTTTACATATGAGCCGGATTCATGGGGGAGCACATTTAAATAACTTTCTGTTCTGGTGTCGAACATGCAAAAAGGAGTTAACAAGGAAAGAGACTCTCATGGCACATGTGACTGAATTTCATAGTGGTCACAGATATTTTTATGAGACAGATGAAGTAGAAAGTGAAATTTTGCCATCTTCCTCTACAGTACTAGGAAACAATCTGACTGCTAAGAATCCTTCTTCAACTATTACTATTATTGATCATTCCCCAGTGAACAGTCCTCCAAGGGGTAAATGGCAGTGTCGAATCTGTGAAGATATGTTTGATTCTCAAGAATGTGTAAAACAACACTGCATGTCTTTAGCAAGTCATCAGTTCCATAGATACAGCTGTGTCCATTGCAAAAAGACTTTTCACAAAATAGAAACGTTATACCGACACTGCCAAGATGAGCATGGCAATGAGATAAAGATCAAGTTCTTCTGTGGACTTTGCGACCTTACCTTTAATGTGGAAGAAGAATTTCTGAGTCATTATAAGGAGCACCACAGCATAGATTATGTGTTTGTGTCAGAAAAAACTGAAACTTCAATTAAAACTGAGAATGATTTTCTAGTACCAGAGACTAGTAATCTGTTAACCTGTGGTTGCCATGAGACTTACATCTCCAAAGTCAACAGAAGGGAAGATTATAGTAGATGTCTTCAAATCATGTTGGCTAAAGGGATTTTGTGGTTTCGCTGCAGTTCGTGTTCAGCAACAGCCCAGAATGTAGCCGATATGAACACTCACATCCATCAAGTGCACAGAAGAGGAAAGagcgaggaggaggagcagcagtaTGTAATCAAGTGTGGCACCTGCACCAAAGCCTTTCATGACCCCGAGAGTGCTCAGCAGCACTTCCACAGAAAGCATTGCTTCTTACAGAAACCCAGTGTGGCTCATTTTGGACTTGAAAAAACAAGCCCATACAAGAGTGCTGCCAGTGCCACACGTACAGAGAGAAAACTAAAACAGGCAGGAAACTATCCAAAAAATTCAGACATGGAGAAAGTAGCGGAGAGTGACCTCAGCTGTCAGAATATAG aTGAAGAAGTTGTTGAGCTTCCAGATTTGGATTACCTGCGAACCATGACTCATATAGTCTTTGTAGATTTTGATAACTGGTCAAACTTTTTTGGTCATCTACCGGGTCATCTTAACCAAGGAACATTTATTTGGGGCTTTCAAG gaggaaacACCAACTGGAAGCCTCCACTCAACTGTAAGATCTATAATTACCTGAATAGGATTGGATGCTTCTTCCTTCATCCTCGTTGTAGTAAAAGAAAAGATGCTGCTGATTTTGCCATCTGTATGCAT GCTGGCCGTCTAGATGAACAACTACCCAAGCAAATTCCTTTCACCATCCTCTCAGGAGATCAAGGTTTTCTGGAGCTAGAGAATCAATTTAAGAAGACTCAGAGGCCAGCACATATACTAAACCCTCACCACTTAGAGGGAGATATGATGTGTGCCTTGTTAAATAGCATATCTGATACAACCAAAG
- the ZNF451 gene encoding E3 SUMO-protein ligase ZNF451 isoform X1, protein MGDPGSEIIESAPAAGPDASECTTEENEDDIQFVSEGPLRPVLEYIDLVSSDDEEPSTSHSDGNIKHKDHIDHQKDKVALTLARLARHVEVEKQQKEEKNRAFREKVDFQHAHGLQELEFIRGHSDTEAARLCVDQWLKMPGLKTGTINSGTRSSFQRGGQMLVSGKPISCPIMHCNKKFDNGHLLLGHLKRFDHSPCDPTVTLHGPFVSSFACVVCSKIFVTQQQYREHLFSEEAADDGHKNNLLPQIIQCFACPQCFLLFSSKDECSKHMSVKSHFHQRFKLGEGKGIPHPISFPSFAKKLLISQCKDVPFQVKCVACHQTLRSHMELTAHFRVRCRSAGPVAVAEKSIAQVAEKFILRGYCPSCNQVFVDNTSARNHKENSGHKVRVINSMEESVLLYCYSCERNKPPSDLNLLLDQSKFSSLKRVMSLQESSSHDCGTIPKKKMNLEEKSHEGMVCVQKEKSVVKTWFCECRQRFPSEDLVEKHVFSANTMCYKCVVCGKVCEDSGVIRLHMSRIHGGAHLNNFLFWCRTCKKELTRKETLMAHVTEFHSGHRYFYETDEVESEILPSSSTVLGNNLTAKNPSSTITIIDHSPVNSPPRGKWQCRICEDMFDSQECVKQHCMSLASHQFHRYSCVHCKKTFHKIETLYRHCQDEHGNEIKIKFFCGLCDLTFNVEEEFLSHYKEHHSIDYVFVSEKTETSIKTENDFLVPETSNLLTCGCHETYISKVNRREDYSRCLQIMLAKGILWFRCSSCSATAQNVADMNTHIHQVHRRGKSEEEEQQYVIKCGTCTKAFHDPESAQQHFHRKHCFLQKPSVAHFGLEKTSPYKSAASATRTERKLKQAGNYPKNSDMEKVAESDLSCQNIDEEVVELPDLDYLRTMTHIVFVDFDNWSNFFGHLPGHLNQGTFIWGFQGGNTNWKPPLNCKIYNYLNRIGCFFLHPRCSKRKDAADFAICMHAGRLDEQLPKQIPFTILSGDQGFLELENQFKKTQRPAHILNPHHLEGDMMCALLNSISDTTKECDSDDNLAIKSTPIEEGFRSAEDVELEEAIRRSLEEM, encoded by the exons GGTAATATTAAGCATAAAGACCATATTGACCATCAGAAGGATAAAGTTGCTTTAACTCTGGCTCGTCTCGCCCGCCATGTTGAAGTGGagaaacaacagaaagaagagaagaatagAGCATTCAGG GAAAAAGTCGATTTTCAACATGCTCATGGGTTACAAGAATTGGAATTTATTCGAGGACATTCTGATACAGAAGCAGCAAGACTGTGTGTGGACCAGTGGCTAAAAATGCCAG GACTCAAAACAGGCACAATTAATTCTGGAACAAGAAGTTCATTCCAAAGAGGAGGCCAAATGCTGGTGTCTGGGAAACCAATTTCATGTCCTATAATGCACTGTAACAAGAAATTTGATAATGGGCACCTTCTCTTAGGACACTTGAAAAG GTTTGATCACTCTCCATGTGACCCAACAGTTACACTACATGGACCTTTCGTCAGTTCCTTTGCCTGTGTAGTATGTTCTAAAATTTTTGTTACTCAACAACAATATAGGGAACACCTTTTTTCTGAG GAAGCTGCAGATGATGGACATAAAAACAACCTTCTTCCTCAAATTATTCAGTGTTTTGCGTGTCCACAGTGCTTCCTTCTCTTCAGCAGCAAGGATGAGTGTTCGAAGCACATGTCTGTGAAGAGTCACTTCCATCAACGTTTTAAACTCGGTG AGGGCAAGGGAATACCACATCCAATATCATTTCCATCTTTTGCAAAGAAACTTTTAATCTCTCAGTGCAAAGATGTTCCATTTCAAGTTAAGTGTGTGGCCTGCCACCAGACGCTGCGCTCCCACATGGAGCTCACTGCCCATTTCAG AGTACGTTGTCGGAGTGCCGGTCCTGTAGCTGTAGCTGAGAAAAGCATTGCCCAGGTTGCAGAGAAGTTCATATTGAGAGGTTATTGTCCAAGTTGCAACCAAGTCTTTGTGGACAATACCAGTGCCCGAAATCACAAGGAGAATTCAGGACACAAAGTCCGAGTCATTAACTCAATGGAAGAATCAGTCTTACTTTATTGCTACAGCTGTGAAAGGAACAAACCTCCTTCTGACTTGAATCTATTGCTAGATCAATCAAAATTTTCATCACTTAAAAGAGTTATGTCTCTTCAGGAGTCTAGCTCACATGATTGTGGTACCATTCCAAAAAAGAAGATGAATTTAGAAGAGAAAAGCCATGAAGGCATGGTTTGTGTCCAGAAAGAAAAGTCAGTTGTTAAAACCTGGTTTTGTGAATGCCGTCAACGATTCCCAAGTGAAGATTTAGTAGAAAAGCATGTTTTCTCAGCAAATACAATGTGTTATAAGTGTGTGGTCTGTGGAAAGGTGTGTGAAGATTCAGGGGTGATCCGTTTACATATGAGCCGGATTCATGGGGGAGCACATTTAAATAACTTTCTGTTCTGGTGTCGAACATGCAAAAAGGAGTTAACAAGGAAAGAGACTCTCATGGCACATGTGACTGAATTTCATAGTGGTCACAGATATTTTTATGAGACAGATGAAGTAGAAAGTGAAATTTTGCCATCTTCCTCTACAGTACTAGGAAACAATCTGACTGCTAAGAATCCTTCTTCAACTATTACTATTATTGATCATTCCCCAGTGAACAGTCCTCCAAGGGGTAAATGGCAGTGTCGAATCTGTGAAGATATGTTTGATTCTCAAGAATGTGTAAAACAACACTGCATGTCTTTAGCAAGTCATCAGTTCCATAGATACAGCTGTGTCCATTGCAAAAAGACTTTTCACAAAATAGAAACGTTATACCGACACTGCCAAGATGAGCATGGCAATGAGATAAAGATCAAGTTCTTCTGTGGACTTTGCGACCTTACCTTTAATGTGGAAGAAGAATTTCTGAGTCATTATAAGGAGCACCACAGCATAGATTATGTGTTTGTGTCAGAAAAAACTGAAACTTCAATTAAAACTGAGAATGATTTTCTAGTACCAGAGACTAGTAATCTGTTAACCTGTGGTTGCCATGAGACTTACATCTCCAAAGTCAACAGAAGGGAAGATTATAGTAGATGTCTTCAAATCATGTTGGCTAAAGGGATTTTGTGGTTTCGCTGCAGTTCGTGTTCAGCAACAGCCCAGAATGTAGCCGATATGAACACTCACATCCATCAAGTGCACAGAAGAGGAAAGagcgaggaggaggagcagcagtaTGTAATCAAGTGTGGCACCTGCACCAAAGCCTTTCATGACCCCGAGAGTGCTCAGCAGCACTTCCACAGAAAGCATTGCTTCTTACAGAAACCCAGTGTGGCTCATTTTGGACTTGAAAAAACAAGCCCATACAAGAGTGCTGCCAGTGCCACACGTACAGAGAGAAAACTAAAACAGGCAGGAAACTATCCAAAAAATTCAGACATGGAGAAAGTAGCGGAGAGTGACCTCAGCTGTCAGAATATAG aTGAAGAAGTTGTTGAGCTTCCAGATTTGGATTACCTGCGAACCATGACTCATATAGTCTTTGTAGATTTTGATAACTGGTCAAACTTTTTTGGTCATCTACCGGGTCATCTTAACCAAGGAACATTTATTTGGGGCTTTCAAG gaggaaacACCAACTGGAAGCCTCCACTCAACTGTAAGATCTATAATTACCTGAATAGGATTGGATGCTTCTTCCTTCATCCTCGTTGTAGTAAAAGAAAAGATGCTGCTGATTTTGCCATCTGTATGCAT GCTGGCCGTCTAGATGAACAACTACCCAAGCAAATTCCTTTCACCATCCTCTCAGGAGATCAAGGTTTTCTGGAGCTAGAGAATCAATTTAAGAAGACTCAGAGGCCAGCACATATACTAAACCCTCACCACTTAGAGGGAGATATGATGTGTGCCTTGTTAAATAGCATATCTGATACAACCAAAG